In a genomic window of Desulfatirhabdium butyrativorans DSM 18734:
- a CDS encoding ISAzo13-like element transposase-related protein — protein sequence DETQIAVTVCHFPPGTSKWNKIEHRMFSHISKNWRGRPLTSHEVMVNLIANTTTESGLKIQAALDSNEYLTGITFSDREMKTLSLEKNDFHGEWNYSIYPTKKR from the coding sequence GATGAAACGCAAATAGCTGTAACGGTATGCCATTTTCCGCCCGGGACAAGCAAATGGAACAAAATTGAACATCGAATGTTTTCTCATATTTCAAAGAACTGGAGAGGACGCCCTCTTACAAGCCATGAAGTAATGGTAAACTTGATAGCGAATACCACAACCGAATCTGGTTTAAAAATCCAAGCGGCATTAGATTCAAATGAATATCTTACTGGAATAACGTTTTCTGATCGCGAAATGAAAACTCTGAGTTTGGAAAAAAACGACTTTCATGGGGAGTGGAATTATTCCATCTATCCAACCAAAAAACGATGA
- a CDS encoding type II toxin-antitoxin system VapC family toxin produces the protein MENILIDTDIVIEYLRNKDKSSTDLIKLMQDHDLFLSSITEFELYLGAKTASHQKDLEMIFSEVDVIPFDFGCGKIAADIWKDIQSRHQHLEIKDIFIASIAIRNGIWLHTFNKKHFLGIENLQLWDT, from the coding sequence ATGGAAAATATCCTGATCGATACCGATATCGTCATCGAATACTTGAGAAACAAAGACAAATCCTCAACGGATTTGATAAAACTAATGCAGGATCATGATCTGTTTCTGTCTTCTATTACGGAATTTGAACTGTATCTTGGCGCAAAGACGGCCAGTCATCAGAAAGATTTGGAGATGATTTTCAGTGAGGTGGATGTGATACCTTTTGATTTTGGATGTGGCAAAATTGCAGCCGATATCTGGAAAGATATTCAATCACGGCATCAACATCTTGAGATAAAGGATATTTTCATTGCAAGTATTGCAATCAGAAATGGAATATGGTTACACACTTTCAACAAGAAACATTTTCTGGGCATAGAGAATTTGCAATTGTGGGATACGTAG
- a CDS encoding DUF3368 domain-containing protein, producing the protein MIIGDASILINLARIGKLALLRKLYGEITVPEAVWQEVVVDGAGQPGAEDIQTAAWVKRALVENRYLVHALRQDLDAGEAEAIALALELKAELLLMDERLGRESAHYFGLHYIGLIGVLIEAKHNGLILAVKPYLDALRDRAGFRIAQSLYERVLQDQGE; encoded by the coding sequence ATGATTATCGGTGATGCGTCGATTCTCATCAACCTGGCTCGCATTGGCAAACTGGCGTTGCTGCGGAAGCTGTACGGTGAGATCACCGTTCCGGAAGCTGTGTGGCAAGAAGTTGTTGTGGACGGAGCCGGGCAGCCAGGGGCGGAGGATATCCAAACGGCTGCCTGGGTTAAGCGGGCGCTCGTCGAGAACCGTTACCTCGTGCATGCCCTCCGACAGGATCTGGATGCCGGTGAAGCTGAAGCGATAGCTCTGGCACTGGAGCTCAAGGCAGAACTACTTTTAATGGATGAGCGTCTCGGTCGAGAAAGCGCCCATTATTTTGGCCTACATTATATCGGTTTGATCGGCGTACTGATTGAGGCCAAGCATAACGGACTGATTTTGGCTGTCAAACCCTACCTGGATGCGCTGCGAGACAGAGCTGGCTTCCGTATAGCCCAATCCCTCTATGAGCGCGTGTTGCAGGATCAGGGCGAGTAA
- a CDS encoding UPF0175 family protein has protein sequence MSATVPIEIPREIMRSTRMTPQEMKRDLAILLFQQGKLSFGKAREMAGMTVWTFQQLLGSRGVPVHYDVEAYEEDLQTLKELGRL, from the coding sequence ATGTCTGCTACAGTACCTATTGAGATCCCCCGTGAGATCATGCGCTCTACGCGGATGACACCCCAAGAGATGAAACGGGATCTGGCGATTCTCCTGTTCCAGCAGGGCAAGTTATCCTTTGGCAAAGCCCGCGAGATGGCTGGTATGACTGTCTGGACATTCCAACAACTTCTCGGCAGCCGAGGGGTTCCTGTGCACTACGATGTCGAAGCGTATGAGGAAGACCTGCAAACACTGAAAGAACTCGGCCGGCTATGA
- a CDS encoding GxxExxY protein produces the protein MRDIEEIATHIVHCAMNVHKALGPGLLESVYQQCLAYDLRKLGLSVACEVPLPVTYDEVRIDLGFRVDLVVEKAVIIENKTVEKLLPIHQAQLLTYLRLAKLELGFLLNWNVPLLKDGIKRMVNNLSR, from the coding sequence ATGCGAGACATCGAAGAAATAGCGACGCACATCGTCCACTGCGCCATGAACGTTCACAAGGCCCTGGGGCCGGGTCTTCTGGAATCGGTGTATCAGCAATGCCTGGCCTACGACCTTCGGAAACTGGGGCTGAGCGTTGCCTGCGAAGTCCCTTTGCCGGTAACCTACGACGAGGTGAGGATCGATCTGGGCTTCCGGGTGGATTTGGTGGTTGAGAAGGCCGTGATTATCGAGAACAAAACGGTGGAAAAGCTCTTGCCCATTCACCAGGCCCAACTGCTCACCTATCTCCGGCTCGCCAAGTTGGAGCTCGGTTTCCTGCTCAACTGGAACGTCCCCCTATTGAAAGACGGGATCAAACGAATGGTCAACAACCTGTCTCGCTGA
- a CDS encoding ATP-binding protein has translation MVQRKKLPIGVQNFREIRSENYYYVDKTAFVARLADSGKYYFLSRPRRFGKSLFLDTLAEAFSGNRPLFEGLYLEDHWDWEKIHPVVRISFAEGRLESRSQLDERIRKILRANANRLGVRCSDDSDIVGCFEDLIAEAARHFGQRTVVLVDEYDKPILDNLDEPDIARAMREGLRNLYSVLKGQDANLRFVFLTGVSKFSKVSIFSGMNNLRDITLSAEYATVCGYTEADLDTVFAPELEGLDREAIRHWYNGYRWEGDGVYNPFDVLLLFKERQFRAWWFETGTPTFLVEWLKAHRLFTPKLERTISNEQLLSAFDVDAIRIEAMLWQTGYLTIHRTVQPPYGPAFYDLGFPNAEVRQALNQAITFAWLPNADQAMEAAIEVHRWFSENDQQGLQRHFEALYAGIPHDWYRNNPIAQYEGYYASVFYSHLAALGLDIAAEDVTSQGRCDLAVRYQTRVYLFEFKVIDGDSPTGEALAQLRAKDYAAKYRDGHTEIIEVGIEFSRSKRQIVGWQFNSGQWAVGSGQ, from the coding sequence ATGGTGCAGCGGAAGAAACTTCCCATCGGTGTGCAGAATTTCCGGGAAATTCGTTCGGAAAACTACTATTACGTCGACAAGACGGCCTTTGTCGCCCGGCTGGCCGATAGCGGCAAATACTATTTTCTCTCCCGGCCCCGGCGCTTCGGCAAGTCCCTCTTTCTCGACACCCTGGCCGAGGCGTTCTCCGGCAACCGGCCGCTCTTCGAAGGGCTGTATCTCGAAGACCACTGGGATTGGGAAAAGATTCATCCGGTGGTGCGGATCAGTTTTGCCGAGGGAAGGCTTGAGAGTCGAAGCCAATTGGATGAGCGGATCCGAAAAATCCTCAGGGCCAATGCCAATCGTCTTGGTGTGCGCTGTTCGGACGATAGCGACATCGTGGGCTGCTTCGAGGATCTCATTGCCGAGGCCGCCCGGCATTTCGGTCAGCGCACCGTGGTTCTGGTGGACGAATACGACAAGCCGATTCTGGACAACCTGGACGAGCCCGATATCGCCCGGGCCATGCGCGAGGGGCTTCGCAACCTGTATTCGGTTCTGAAGGGGCAGGATGCCAACCTCCGGTTTGTCTTTCTGACGGGGGTATCCAAATTCAGCAAGGTATCCATCTTCTCCGGGATGAACAACCTGCGTGACATCACCCTATCCGCCGAATATGCCACCGTCTGCGGTTACACCGAGGCCGATCTCGACACGGTGTTTGCCCCGGAGCTCGAAGGGCTCGATCGCGAAGCGATCCGCCACTGGTACAACGGCTATCGCTGGGAAGGCGATGGGGTATACAACCCGTTTGACGTGCTGTTGCTCTTCAAGGAACGCCAGTTTCGTGCCTGGTGGTTCGAGACGGGCACGCCGACCTTTCTGGTGGAATGGCTCAAAGCCCATCGGTTGTTCACGCCCAAACTGGAGCGGACCATTTCCAACGAGCAATTGCTTTCCGCTTTCGATGTGGATGCCATCCGTATCGAAGCCATGCTGTGGCAAACGGGATATTTGACGATTCATAGGACCGTTCAGCCGCCGTACGGGCCTGCGTTCTACGATCTGGGGTTTCCCAACGCCGAAGTTCGGCAGGCCTTGAACCAGGCCATCACGTTTGCATGGCTTCCCAATGCGGATCAGGCGATGGAGGCAGCCATCGAGGTTCACCGCTGGTTTTCGGAAAACGACCAGCAAGGCTTGCAGCGCCACTTCGAGGCGCTCTATGCCGGCATTCCCCACGACTGGTATCGAAACAACCCCATCGCCCAGTACGAAGGCTATTATGCGAGTGTGTTTTACAGCCATTTGGCGGCCCTTGGTCTTGACATCGCGGCGGAAGACGTCACAAGCCAGGGCCGCTGCGATCTGGCTGTCCGATACCAAACCCGGGTCTATCTTTTCGAATTCAAAGTGATCGACGGCGACAGCCCCACGGGCGAAGCCCTGGCCCAGCTCAGGGCCAAGGACTATGCCGCCAAATACCGCGACGGCCATACGGAAATCATCGAGGTCGGCATCGAGTTCTCCCGGAGCAAACGCCAGATTGTGGGCTGGCAATTTAATAGTGGGCAGTGGGCAGTCGGCAGTGGGCAGTAG
- the gspD gene encoding type II secretion system secretin GspD: protein MKADRHLLFEWSPIRRLLCVIIVICVSSGCANFKGAGTGAGGEKPANPLVRIYSPEIYEQTPGAGGETGASAATGAEAQTRPAAPAQQEQPAGPKVPGESPFAKFGQMQGKAPAEFGKKTRPEPEKPIHLELAFDNADLYEVLDLTLYEHYGVSYMIDPSIKAQVTFHVSGDYTKTQFIDILNNILQLSNLAVVRGPGNIFKIVQRAASAGAGNEALNADKTTEPPGDITRMIRLRYIGAPMAAASLTPFLSRGAVIIQDNVNNALLMTDTADNLDKAAAILGVMDVPFFEDVSWRVFPVKAVDVDDLAKDLGQVLKSAGLFSRPGATQGSFEIVPIRTMNALLVVTRWPALLTLVDDWITAMDRASNTGTQVWVYFAENGNAAELADIIGQLYGSTARSRSTSTSSSRSGRSGTSTSLSSSSRSGTSSSSRRRSTNTRASSAAPQAATLVGGTGDILGDVEIIADEANNAIVVRATERDYRIIEKVLKQLDILPRQVLINVVIAEVTLTGSVEWGLEWFLNKNIGAIGSDSGEYTFQGALDNGIKRSVNTPLGSSSGFFFSIYDPVDFLRGLGKVLGSDSGINILSSPNILALDNKEASIEVGKEIPTVTGTTTDATAGTTITNSVQYRKTGIILNVTPHINSSGLVKMELEQEVSDVGEFITELKNYTFLSRRADTSLVVEDGKTIVIGGLMKSNRQDSNAGIPLLKDIPVLGYLFGAGSKKSEKTELIILITPNVVKSRAEADRITREFSGKIEHLTKELQ, encoded by the coding sequence TTGAAGGCCGACAGACACCTCTTGTTTGAATGGAGTCCGATACGCAGATTGCTGTGCGTCATCATCGTCATTTGTGTTTCCTCCGGATGCGCGAATTTCAAAGGCGCAGGGACGGGCGCAGGCGGCGAGAAGCCCGCCAATCCGCTTGTCCGGATATATTCCCCGGAGATCTACGAGCAGACGCCGGGTGCAGGCGGTGAAACCGGGGCATCGGCTGCGACGGGCGCCGAAGCCCAGACCAGGCCGGCCGCACCTGCGCAGCAGGAACAGCCCGCTGGGCCAAAGGTCCCGGGCGAGAGCCCATTTGCCAAATTCGGCCAAATGCAGGGAAAGGCGCCCGCCGAGTTCGGAAAGAAAACCCGGCCGGAGCCCGAAAAACCCATTCATCTCGAACTGGCCTTCGACAACGCCGACCTCTATGAAGTGCTCGATCTGACCCTGTATGAGCATTACGGCGTCAGCTACATGATCGATCCCTCGATCAAGGCGCAGGTGACCTTCCATGTGTCGGGGGATTACACCAAAACCCAGTTCATCGATATTCTGAACAACATTCTTCAGCTCAGCAACCTCGCCGTTGTCCGGGGGCCGGGAAACATTTTCAAGATCGTCCAGCGGGCGGCCAGCGCCGGTGCCGGAAACGAGGCCCTCAACGCCGATAAGACAACTGAGCCGCCGGGGGACATCACCCGGATGATCCGGCTGCGCTATATCGGCGCGCCCATGGCCGCCGCGTCCCTCACCCCGTTTCTGTCCCGCGGGGCCGTGATCATCCAGGACAACGTGAACAACGCCCTGCTGATGACCGACACTGCCGACAACCTGGACAAGGCGGCCGCCATCCTCGGCGTGATGGATGTGCCGTTTTTCGAGGATGTCTCCTGGCGGGTTTTTCCGGTAAAGGCGGTGGATGTGGACGATCTGGCCAAGGATCTGGGCCAGGTGCTCAAATCGGCGGGGCTTTTCAGCCGGCCGGGTGCGACCCAGGGCAGCTTCGAAATCGTGCCGATCCGCACCATGAATGCGCTGCTTGTGGTCACCCGGTGGCCTGCGCTGCTTACCCTGGTGGATGACTGGATCACGGCCATGGACCGGGCGAGCAACACCGGCACCCAGGTATGGGTCTATTTTGCGGAAAACGGCAATGCCGCCGAGCTTGCCGATATCATCGGCCAGTTGTACGGCAGCACGGCCAGAAGCCGTTCCACTTCCACCTCCTCTTCCCGGTCAGGCCGATCTGGTACCAGTACGAGCCTGAGCTCCTCATCCCGGAGCGGCACAAGCAGCTCATCCCGCAGGCGCTCCACGAACACGCGGGCATCGAGCGCCGCACCCCAGGCGGCCACCCTGGTTGGGGGGACTGGAGATATTCTCGGGGATGTGGAAATCATCGCCGATGAGGCCAACAACGCCATCGTGGTGCGCGCAACGGAACGCGACTACCGGATCATCGAAAAAGTGCTCAAACAGCTCGATATCCTGCCGCGGCAGGTGCTCATCAACGTCGTGATCGCCGAAGTGACGCTGACGGGTTCGGTCGAGTGGGGGCTGGAGTGGTTTCTGAACAAGAATATCGGCGCCATCGGTTCGGACAGCGGCGAATATACATTTCAGGGTGCGCTGGACAACGGCATCAAAAGGTCGGTCAACACGCCGCTGGGCTCATCGAGCGGATTCTTTTTTTCCATCTACGATCCCGTCGATTTCCTTCGGGGGTTGGGCAAGGTGCTGGGCAGCGATTCGGGCATCAATATCCTGTCATCCCCAAACATTCTTGCCCTCGACAACAAGGAGGCCAGCATCGAGGTCGGCAAGGAAATTCCGACCGTCACCGGAACGACCACCGACGCCACCGCCGGCACCACGATCACCAACTCGGTCCAGTACCGCAAGACCGGTATCATCCTGAACGTCACCCCGCACATCAATTCGAGCGGGCTGGTGAAGATGGAGCTGGAGCAGGAAGTGAGCGATGTCGGGGAGTTCATTACGGAGCTGAAGAACTACACCTTTCTGTCACGCCGGGCGGACACTTCGCTGGTGGTCGAAGACGGGAAGACCATCGTCATCGGCGGGTTGATGAAAAGCAACCGCCAGGATTCCAATGCGGGCATTCCGCTGCTCAAGGACATTCCGGTTCTCGGTTATCTGTTCGGCGCCGGATCCAAAAAATCGGAAAAGACGGAATTGATCATTCTGATCACGCCCAATGTCGTCAAATCCAGGGCCGAGGCCGATCGCATCACCAGGGAATTTTCCGGAAAGATCGAGCACCTGACCAAAGAGCTTCAATAA
- a CDS encoding GspMb/PilO family protein: MSQQNRRISRKRRNIWTFGLIVASLLSWWVQLYDPLSEQMAEQKASIAKNRQENDRLAQRIERLSGYAEPPSALLDALREKRKQMIPGRKLEEVNPGIQTAMQDVADRAGVSIKSYKDLPAGQWKDYGLARIELQIETSTENLSRFLESLDGLKKLIRIEKMTVSYRKAKGFDLVVTMQVAALFLED; this comes from the coding sequence ATGAGCCAACAGAACCGGCGCATCAGTAGAAAACGGCGAAATATCTGGACGTTCGGGCTGATCGTTGCGAGCCTGCTCAGTTGGTGGGTGCAGCTCTACGATCCGCTCAGCGAGCAGATGGCGGAGCAGAAGGCGTCCATCGCCAAAAACCGGCAGGAGAACGACCGGCTGGCGCAACGCATCGAGCGGCTTTCCGGTTATGCCGAGCCGCCGAGCGCCCTGCTGGATGCGCTCCGGGAAAAGCGGAAGCAAATGATTCCGGGCCGCAAGCTCGAAGAGGTCAACCCCGGTATTCAGACGGCCATGCAGGATGTCGCCGATCGGGCAGGGGTGTCCATCAAATCGTACAAGGATTTGCCTGCAGGCCAATGGAAGGATTACGGCCTGGCGCGGATCGAGCTGCAGATCGAGACTTCGACGGAAAACCTTTCCCGGTTCCTGGAATCGCTCGATGGCCTGAAAAAGCTGATCCGGATCGAAAAAATGACGGTCTCGTACCGGAAGGCCAAAGGGTTCGACCTCGTCGTGACCATGCAGGTCGCCGCCCTTTTCCTGGAAGATTGA
- a CDS encoding PilN domain-containing protein, giving the protein MIGFSRKLIGLYIGARRMQVTAVEKSGFHWKPMAIDWDSAAGGPPGGESDLHALRELLRRVPPRAGLAWYLALPRSGFFFRDLSLPAMPLEDALLSVQSMVHILVHLPIEEVYYDVQLSRKPDRTIRAMLVYAPRKKIDPFRDIFRDAGHESRLKAIFPLSVGIGAYLSLKRHDFPLALEIGYNDGREIAVYDELGCRGTFYARNGGQESIAGFRQSVGVSPDRLFSLDGTDGTTVLPEVDPNPLPVLPDIQDNLAAAALASGLSAQQVISVDDTPTRLRLFPFWKTVGAAVALLVLACGIWTGLAFRKIDHNKVRLAQLREHHNQLEQQVRPLERNRQSAEHAKQMIADMDEFLNHRAGTFRLINNIAELVPEGTWFSRFTFSEKEITVQGQSKDAIKALEALRTSAFLDQVKLTGSVMKAPNGLEQFTMTMKLKEEKLGEHEPTEPAHQ; this is encoded by the coding sequence ATGATCGGCTTTTCCAGAAAATTGATCGGGCTCTACATTGGCGCCAGGCGGATGCAGGTCACTGCCGTCGAGAAAAGCGGTTTCCACTGGAAGCCGATGGCCATCGACTGGGATTCCGCTGCGGGCGGGCCGCCGGGCGGTGAATCGGATCTTCATGCCCTGCGGGAGCTGCTGCGCCGCGTGCCTCCCAGGGCCGGTTTGGCATGGTATCTGGCCCTGCCCAGGAGCGGCTTTTTCTTCCGGGACCTGTCGCTTCCCGCCATGCCGCTCGAAGACGCCCTCCTGTCCGTTCAAAGCATGGTGCACATCCTCGTTCATCTGCCCATCGAGGAGGTGTATTACGATGTCCAGCTCAGCCGGAAACCCGATCGGACCATCCGGGCCATGCTGGTGTACGCGCCCAGAAAAAAGATCGACCCGTTCCGGGATATTTTCCGGGATGCGGGCCATGAGTCGCGGCTCAAGGCGATTTTCCCGCTTTCCGTCGGTATTGGCGCCTACCTGAGTCTCAAACGCCACGATTTTCCCCTGGCCCTCGAAATCGGCTACAACGACGGCAGGGAGATCGCGGTGTATGACGAGCTGGGATGCCGCGGTACGTTTTATGCGCGAAACGGCGGGCAGGAAAGCATCGCCGGATTCCGGCAAAGCGTCGGCGTTTCACCCGATCGGCTCTTTTCCCTCGATGGTACGGATGGGACGACAGTGCTGCCGGAAGTCGATCCGAATCCGCTGCCGGTGCTGCCCGATATCCAGGACAACCTGGCTGCCGCCGCCCTGGCCAGCGGGCTTTCAGCCCAGCAGGTGATTTCGGTGGACGATACGCCCACGCGGCTGCGATTGTTCCCCTTCTGGAAGACCGTCGGCGCCGCCGTTGCGCTGCTGGTGCTGGCTTGCGGCATCTGGACGGGACTTGCCTTCCGCAAGATCGACCACAACAAGGTCAGGCTGGCCCAACTGCGGGAGCATCACAACCAGCTCGAGCAGCAGGTGCGTCCGTTGGAGCGCAACCGGCAAAGCGCGGAACATGCCAAACAGATGATCGCCGACATGGACGAATTTCTGAACCACCGGGCCGGGACCTTTCGTCTGATCAACAATATCGCCGAGTTGGTGCCGGAGGGGACATGGTTCTCCCGGTTTACGTTCAGCGAAAAGGAGATCACCGTCCAGGGGCAGAGCAAGGATGCCATCAAGGCGCTCGAGGCCCTGCGAACATCGGCGTTCCTCGACCAGGTCAAGCTGACCGGCAGCGTGATGAAAGCGCCCAATGGCCTGGAACAATTCACCATGACCATGAAGCTCAAGGAAGAAAAACTCGGGGAGCATGAGCCAACAGAACCGGCGCATCAGTAG
- a CDS encoding type II secretion system protein GspK: MDLSGRVLHSHSRIGNRRGSVLILVLWVLVLLGVLTAQHVAHNRDKASLAIDSLGRIEKEQTVQSVIELYRSAKSPFPESAAGKWMVISVNGRDVWARWDKESKRTLVDVANETKLRDLVRTILERTYPDRAEKELGLKTDELVDALLDWIDADDLRRMNGAELDDYLDRGLNYGPSDAPFRTMTEMLLVLGMSEDFFWGEPISGLIEDLGKAADDAGLRWDDSAVSRSAATDARRSRMGQEQPLERIPDFWDAVTVYPKDVHRLTLIGAEPEKGYWLAVVFMKAGGNRMEILEEIFLRFASNSWRPSLESLQAGSDSMKNALWKRYAVYEK, from the coding sequence ATGGATCTTTCCGGTCGGGTACTCCATTCACATTCCAGGATAGGCAATCGCCGCGGCAGCGTCCTGATCCTGGTCCTGTGGGTGCTGGTGCTGCTCGGCGTCCTGACGGCGCAGCACGTGGCCCACAATCGGGACAAGGCCTCTCTGGCCATCGATTCCCTGGGCCGCATCGAGAAGGAGCAGACGGTGCAGTCCGTCATCGAGCTGTATCGCTCCGCCAAGTCGCCGTTCCCGGAATCGGCAGCCGGCAAATGGATGGTGATTTCCGTCAACGGCCGCGATGTCTGGGCCCGATGGGACAAGGAAAGCAAACGCACCCTGGTGGATGTGGCCAACGAGACCAAGCTGCGGGATCTGGTGCGCACGATTCTCGAGCGGACCTATCCGGATCGTGCCGAAAAGGAGCTGGGCCTGAAGACCGACGAGCTGGTCGATGCCCTGCTCGACTGGATCGATGCGGACGATCTGCGCAGAATGAACGGCGCGGAGCTCGACGATTATCTGGATCGGGGTTTGAATTACGGGCCATCCGATGCGCCGTTCCGGACGATGACCGAAATGCTGCTGGTTCTGGGGATGAGTGAAGACTTTTTCTGGGGCGAGCCGATTTCGGGGCTGATCGAAGATCTGGGCAAGGCGGCGGATGACGCCGGCCTGAGATGGGACGACAGCGCCGTATCCCGATCCGCTGCGACGGATGCCCGGCGCTCGCGCATGGGCCAGGAGCAGCCGCTGGAGCGCATTCCGGATTTCTGGGATGCGGTGACCGTCTATCCCAAGGATGTTCACCGGCTGACCCTGATCGGGGCGGAGCCGGAAAAGGGATACTGGCTGGCGGTGGTTTTCATGAAGGCCGGAGGCAACCGGATGGAGATTCTCGAAGAAATCTTTCTTCGCTTTGCATCCAATTCCTGGAGACCATCGCTCGAAAGCCTGCAGGCCGGAAGCGACAGCATGAAAAATGCGCTCTGGAAACGGTATGCGGTTTATGAGAAATAG
- a CDS encoding prepilin-type N-terminal cleavage/methylation domain-containing protein, whose protein sequence is MTTCLRRSAACGEAPDPAAAGAGPVETGWRKGFTLLEVIVAMLLMSLVTLAAGLALRLAVDAHQRIESEGDSRQVLAVLPDVLGKQLAMVRIGPKLQTTATNAQAATGSADKTVGVAASADTRANPLYAFCGDSLSLSFLTAYARQGSPYQGITSVQYVYDEKNRRLSVYQQIITKIEDVDNEGKTVSNRSRKKLQTFEPELVSEIEHVATFRLSYAQDPEADPADDSVWDTVWDCGDAISQVDTAFPGQVALTLEVGEGKGKRGGSWIFPVGYSIHIPG, encoded by the coding sequence ATGACGACGTGCTTGCGCAGGTCGGCGGCCTGCGGGGAGGCTCCGGACCCGGCGGCAGCCGGCGCCGGTCCCGTTGAAACGGGATGGCGGAAGGGCTTCACGCTTCTGGAAGTCATCGTCGCGATGCTGCTGATGAGCCTGGTCACGCTGGCTGCCGGTCTGGCGTTGCGACTGGCCGTGGATGCGCATCAGCGGATCGAGTCCGAAGGCGACAGCAGGCAGGTGCTTGCCGTTCTCCCGGATGTTCTGGGAAAACAGCTCGCGATGGTGCGCATCGGCCCGAAGCTTCAGACAACGGCCACGAACGCGCAGGCCGCCACCGGGAGCGCGGACAAAACCGTCGGTGTCGCCGCATCGGCCGATACGCGCGCAAACCCGCTGTACGCTTTCTGCGGGGACAGCCTCAGCCTCTCCTTTCTGACGGCCTATGCGCGGCAGGGCTCGCCCTATCAGGGCATTACCAGCGTGCAGTACGTCTATGACGAAAAGAACCGGAGATTGTCCGTCTATCAGCAGATCATCACCAAGATCGAGGATGTGGACAACGAAGGGAAAACGGTTTCGAACCGGTCCAGAAAGAAGCTGCAGACATTCGAGCCCGAGCTGGTGAGCGAAATCGAGCATGTTGCCACCTTCCGGCTATCGTATGCCCAGGACCCCGAGGCTGATCCGGCCGACGATTCCGTTTGGGATACCGTCTGGGATTGCGGGGATGCCATCAGCCAGGTCGATACGGCGTTTCCCGGCCAGGTCGCATTGACCCTCGAAGTGGGGGAGGGGAAGGGAAAACGGGGCGGATCATGGATCTTTCCGGTCGGGTACTCCATTCACATTCCAGGATAG
- a CDS encoding prepilin-type N-terminal cleavage/methylation domain-containing protein, whose product MKISIQPRLRPIMPMQGIRHGAIEDGAAGFTLVEVVVALVIIGMVVAVVFETLASSRRLSIKADDTLEAARVLRNVINDRFVIDDLLVKEKDKDEVQVSSDVPGEPGWGYAIRMTPLQLISDDERDPLDVASVMNLRICVFHQVDSREKRYCVDRWFRNDDVLAQVGGLRGGSGPGGSRRRSR is encoded by the coding sequence ATGAAAATTTCCATACAGCCGAGGCTGAGACCCATCATGCCCATGCAGGGTATCCGCCACGGGGCGATCGAGGACGGCGCCGCCGGTTTCACGCTGGTCGAGGTGGTTGTGGCGCTCGTGATCATCGGGATGGTGGTGGCCGTGGTTTTCGAAACGCTCGCTTCCTCCCGCCGGCTCTCCATCAAGGCGGACGATACGCTCGAGGCTGCCCGTGTGCTGCGCAACGTCATCAACGACCGGTTCGTGATCGACGACCTGTTGGTGAAGGAAAAGGACAAGGACGAGGTGCAGGTGAGCTCGGACGTTCCCGGGGAGCCGGGCTGGGGATACGCCATCCGGATGACGCCGCTGCAGTTGATTTCGGACGACGAGCGGGATCCCCTGGATGTCGCTTCCGTCATGAACCTGAGAATCTGTGTGTTTCATCAGGTGGACAGTAGGGAAAAGCGCTATTGTGTGGATCGGTGGTTTCGAAATGACGACGTGCTTGCGCAGGTCGGCGGCCTGCGGGGAGGCTCCGGACCCGGCGGCAGCCGGCGCCGGTCCCGTTGA
- a CDS encoding GspH/FimT family pseudopilin: MGRRNTEGGFTLIELVVVLVLLALSAGLVFQHAGGKTDVRQAKVFAQELASFLKKARRTAVNTGGPVTVWISESEGTCSMDEAHIEIPEAVQIEDRNVRQDEDGVPYVRFDPDGGSSGGELIVRTGGNAVAVLRIDLFTGAIQALREAADITG, from the coding sequence ATGGGACGAAGAAATACAGAAGGCGGCTTCACCCTGATCGAACTTGTCGTGGTTCTGGTGCTGCTGGCCCTGTCCGCAGGGCTGGTGTTCCAGCATGCGGGCGGAAAGACGGATGTGCGGCAGGCAAAGGTGTTCGCCCAGGAGTTGGCGTCGTTCCTGAAAAAAGCCAGGCGTACGGCCGTCAACACCGGAGGGCCGGTCACGGTCTGGATTTCAGAATCGGAAGGCACCTGCAGCATGGATGAGGCGCATATCGAGATTCCCGAAGCGGTGCAGATCGAAGACCGCAATGTCCGGCAGGACGAAGACGGCGTGCCGTATGTGCGATTCGATCCGGACGGCGGATCGAGCGGCGGGGAGCTGATCGTGCGGACCGGGGGAAACGCAGTGGCCGTGCTGCGCATCGATCTGTTTACCGGTGCGATCCAGGCATTGCGGGAGGCGGCGGACATTACCGGATGA